DNA from Spirochaetales bacterium:
CCTTACCTACGAAAAGGGGAGGACAAATATCAGTACGGACAATTTTTCGAAGGATATACCGCAGGTTAATCTCGATGAGGTATGTTCATCGAATAAAAAGAAAGACGAGCTTTTTGTGGAAAAATTCGGAAGAAATATCACAAAAATGGCCGGCTGTGGCGAGTTGTTTGATATAATCGGCAGAGAAAAAGAAATACAGGCGCTTCTTGAGGTGCTTTATAAAATAAAAAAGAATAATCCGATTCTAGTAGGGAAAGCCGGGGTCGGGAAAACCGCGATCGTCGAAGGACTGGCACAAAAAATAGTCGCGGGAGCGGTCCCCGATTATTTTAAACAAATGGAAATCATCGAGGTGAATATTGGTATGGTCGTCGCAGGCACAAAATACAGGGGGGAGTTCGAAGAACGGCTGAAAAGGATCGTCGATGAACTCCGGGAGAGGGAAAACATCATAATGTTCATCGACGAAGCACATATGATCATTGGGGCCGGGACAACGGAAGGAAGTTCGATCGATGCCGCGAATATTTTAAAGCCGTATCTTGCCCGCGGCGAACTCAGATGTATCGGAGCGACAACACCGGAAGAATATAAAAAGTATATTCAGAAAGACAGGGCCCTGGAACGGAGATTCTACAAAATCAATATCGAGGAACTGGATACCGACACATGTAATATTCTTCTCAAACGGCTGAAAACAAAAATGGAAAACCATTATAAAATACGTATCGACGACCGGCTGCTCAATCTCATCGTCGAGCTATCCGCCACGGAGATAAAAAACAGGTCGCTTCCGGACAAGGCGATCGACATACTCGAGAATGCCTTTTCCCGGTGCGCGCTTATGGGGAAAAACGAGGTCGACGAATTAACCGTCAAACAGATTGTCGGCGAGTTTGTCGGCATAAAATTCCTCGAAACGGATGAAGACATGGGGAGACATATGCTCCAGATGGAAGCGTACCTCAAACAGCGGGTGTTCGGTCAGGACGATGCGATCGCGTGTGTTTCAAAACTGATCAGAATGACAAAAAAGAGGATCGATTTAAAACCATACAAACCCGACGGGGTCTTTCTGTTTATCGGCCCGACCGGCGTCGGCAAGACATACCTCGCGAAACAGCTGGCCGCATTTCTCTTTGGTTCGGAAAAGAAGCTCTTCACCCTCAACATGACCGAGTTTACGGAACCACACTCGGTGTCCAAGCTCATCGGTTCGCCGCCCGGTTATATCGGGTATGATGATGTCTCCTTTTTTCATTCCACAATCGTGGAAAATCCGTCTTCTCTGCTTCTGCTCGATGAAATCGAAAAGGCACATCCGGAAGTGATCAAGCTTTTTCTTCAGATATTCGATGAAGGAAAAGTATGCGATTCGCACGGAAACGAAATATATTTTTCGAATGTGACCATTATCATGACAAGCAATGCTTTCGGTGCTTCCGGCAGCCCGCTCGGTTTTGCCGGCAACAATGAAAAAATCGATGTCCGGCTCACCGATATATTCCCCGTCGAGTTTATCAACAGGATCGATGAAGTGGTCGAGTTCAAACATATTGAACAGGAGACGGCCGGAAAAATCCTCACCGACCTCATGATAAACGATGCGGCAAAAATGTTTGAGAAAAAAGGCATTTTTGTCGAATTCAATTCGACGTTTATCGATCACATTCTTCAGACCGGGTACAGCAGAAAATTCGGCGTACGAAATCTGGAACGTATTTTTGAAAAGGAAGTGCTTTCTTCCATCGCGACACATCTTTATGAATACCCCGACTCGACGCACATTTCGATTTCCGCAGAAAGCGGGAGGGTGGAGGTAAGAAACACGGTGCCGAAATCGGACAAGGCGGAAAAGGCTCCCATTTAGTGACCGATCTGCCGCTACTTTCGTATATTCATGATATCGGATTTAACGATAATAAAATTGCCGTGTTCGAAAA
Protein-coding regions in this window:
- a CDS encoding AAA family ATPase, yielding MADDIKKLLDQANNLFYMNDYVKAMELYEKIIKQDNRNNECYEKMAKIETSRHNLENAVLYYKKSLEIVQDDANTWNELGNVYFDMNDFSNAIEVYKKALSIDPKFYWAYYNIGLATNRAFPDDEKKREESRGWFEKAIDVKKDYHPALNELGLYYLDRENYETAEKYFFLAIQAYRSYKYPYYNLATIYKEREQYEKAKEYLYKALQYSPDYVAALNNMGILYYRDEDYVTSLYYYTRAIEHDPLYKFSLHNIGLIFDRMGKYCKAYEMYEKVLQAYPDYTPSIEEKERLLKEFPEEVNTGEALKPGDLASLTYEKGRTNISTDNFSKDIPQVNLDEVCSSNKKKDELFVEKFGRNITKMAGCGELFDIIGREKEIQALLEVLYKIKKNNPILVGKAGVGKTAIVEGLAQKIVAGAVPDYFKQMEIIEVNIGMVVAGTKYRGEFEERLKRIVDELRERENIIMFIDEAHMIIGAGTTEGSSIDAANILKPYLARGELRCIGATTPEEYKKYIQKDRALERRFYKINIEELDTDTCNILLKRLKTKMENHYKIRIDDRLLNLIVELSATEIKNRSLPDKAIDILENAFSRCALMGKNEVDELTVKQIVGEFVGIKFLETDEDMGRHMLQMEAYLKQRVFGQDDAIACVSKLIRMTKKRIDLKPYKPDGVFLFIGPTGVGKTYLAKQLAAFLFGSEKKLFTLNMTEFTEPHSVSKLIGSPPGYIGYDDVSFFHSTIVENPSSLLLLDEIEKAHPEVIKLFLQIFDEGKVCDSHGNEIYFSNVTIIMTSNAFGASGSPLGFAGNNEKIDVRLTDIFPVEFINRIDEVVEFKHIEQETAGKILTDLMINDAAKMFEKKGIFVEFNSTFIDHILQTGYSRKFGVRNLERIFEKEVLSSIATHLYEYPDSTHISISAESGRVEVRNTVPKSDKAEKAPI